A genomic stretch from Schaalia odontolytica includes:
- a CDS encoding ATP-dependent Clp protease ATP-binding subunit translates to MFERFTDRARRVVVLAQDEARGLKHNYIGTEHLLLGLISEGEGVAAKALETMEIKGEAVRASVIDIIGEGEKPVEGHIPFTPRAKRVFELSLREALQLGHNYIGTEHLLLGLLKEGEGVAAQVLTKQGADLAQVRQTVIQMLSGYQRGDEEGRESVGAGVGGSGGPERSNSAILEQFGRNLTQAARENKLDPVIGRRVEMERVMQVLSRRTKNNPVLIGEPGVGKTAVVEGLAQAIVHGDVPETIKDKQIYSLDMGSLVAGSRYRGDFEERLKKVLKEIRTRGDIILFIDEIHTLVGAGAAEGSIDAAQMLKPMLARGELQTIGATTNDEYRKYIEKDAALERRFQPVKVEEPSVDETVEILKGLRDRYEAHHRVIITDAAIQAAAELADRYISDRFLPDKAIDLVDEAGARLRIRRMTAPPELRELDEKIAEVRRNKEAAIDDQDFEKAASLRDEESKLNGERKAKEEAWKGGESDEIAEVGDQEIAEVLAMSTGIPVVRLTQTETAKLLKMEDELHKRVIGQDEAVKALAQSIRRTRSGLKDPNRPGGSFIFAGPTGVGKTELAKALAEFLFGDEDALIQLDMSEFSEKHTASRLFGAPPGYVGYDEGGQLTEKVRRKPFSVVLFDEVEKAHPDIFNSLLQILEEGRLTDSQGRKVDFKNTVIIMTTNLGTRDINKGVLTGFQTADNSTHDYGRMKSKVAEELKQHFRPEFLNRVDDTIVFPPLTKPEISRIVDLMIAKLAKRMEAQDMRLQLTDEARELLADVGFDPVLGARPLRRAIQREIEDALSERILFGELQPGQVVTVGVTGEGKERAFTFNGE, encoded by the coding sequence ATGTTCGAACGCTTTACCGACCGCGCTCGCCGGGTCGTCGTGCTCGCGCAGGACGAGGCTCGCGGTCTCAAGCACAACTACATCGGCACGGAGCACCTGCTGCTCGGGCTGATCTCCGAGGGTGAGGGCGTCGCAGCCAAGGCCCTGGAGACGATGGAGATCAAGGGCGAGGCCGTCCGTGCCTCGGTCATTGATATCATCGGCGAGGGTGAGAAGCCGGTTGAGGGTCACATTCCCTTCACTCCCCGCGCTAAGCGTGTGTTTGAGCTGAGCCTTCGCGAGGCCCTGCAGCTGGGCCACAACTACATTGGCACGGAACACCTGCTGCTCGGCCTCCTCAAGGAAGGTGAGGGCGTGGCCGCCCAGGTCCTGACTAAGCAGGGCGCGGACCTGGCGCAGGTGCGTCAGACCGTCATTCAGATGCTCAGCGGTTACCAGCGCGGTGACGAGGAGGGGCGCGAATCCGTGGGTGCGGGCGTGGGCGGTTCGGGTGGTCCCGAGCGTTCCAACTCTGCCATCCTTGAGCAGTTCGGCCGCAACCTGACGCAGGCCGCCCGTGAGAACAAGCTGGACCCTGTCATCGGCCGGCGCGTCGAGATGGAGCGCGTCATGCAGGTTCTGTCGCGTCGCACGAAGAATAACCCGGTCCTGATTGGTGAGCCCGGCGTCGGTAAGACGGCGGTCGTTGAGGGCCTCGCCCAGGCGATCGTGCATGGCGACGTGCCCGAAACCATCAAGGACAAGCAGATCTACAGCCTCGACATGGGCTCGTTGGTGGCGGGCTCGCGCTACCGCGGCGACTTCGAGGAACGTTTGAAGAAGGTCCTCAAGGAGATCCGTACGCGCGGCGACATCATCCTGTTCATCGACGAGATCCACACCCTCGTGGGTGCCGGTGCCGCTGAGGGATCCATCGACGCCGCGCAGATGCTCAAGCCCATGCTGGCCCGCGGCGAGCTCCAGACGATCGGTGCGACCACGAACGACGAGTACCGCAAGTACATCGAGAAAGACGCTGCCCTTGAGCGTCGCTTCCAGCCGGTCAAGGTTGAGGAGCCCAGCGTCGATGAGACGGTCGAGATCCTGAAGGGTCTGCGCGACCGCTACGAGGCTCACCACCGCGTTATCATCACGGATGCCGCGATCCAGGCGGCCGCCGAGCTGGCGGACCGCTACATCTCGGATCGCTTCCTCCCGGATAAAGCTATCGACCTGGTCGACGAGGCCGGTGCGCGACTGCGCATTCGTCGCATGACCGCCCCGCCGGAGCTGCGCGAGCTGGATGAGAAGATCGCCGAGGTTCGCCGCAACAAGGAGGCTGCCATCGACGACCAGGATTTCGAGAAGGCCGCGTCGCTGCGCGACGAGGAGTCGAAGCTGAACGGGGAGCGCAAGGCGAAGGAAGAGGCCTGGAAGGGTGGCGAATCCGACGAGATCGCCGAGGTCGGGGATCAGGAGATCGCCGAGGTCCTGGCCATGTCGACCGGCATCCCGGTCGTGCGCCTCACCCAGACCGAAACCGCGAAGCTACTCAAGATGGAAGACGAGCTGCACAAGCGTGTTATCGGCCAGGATGAGGCCGTCAAGGCTCTTGCCCAGTCGATTCGACGTACGCGCTCGGGTCTGAAGGATCCGAACCGTCCCGGCGGCTCGTTTATCTTCGCCGGCCCGACCGGCGTCGGTAAGACTGAGCTGGCCAAGGCCCTTGCCGAGTTCCTTTTCGGCGACGAGGATGCCCTGATCCAGCTGGATATGTCGGAGTTCTCCGAGAAGCATACGGCCTCGCGCCTCTTCGGTGCTCCTCCCGGCTACGTCGGCTATGACGAGGGGGGCCAGCTCACGGAGAAGGTTCGTCGTAAGCCCTTCTCGGTTGTCCTCTTCGACGAGGTCGAGAAGGCTCACCCGGACATCTTCAACTCGCTGCTTCAGATCCTGGAAGAGGGCCGCCTGACAGACTCGCAGGGTCGTAAGGTGGACTTCAAGAACACCGTCATCATCATGACGACGAACTTGGGTACCCGAGACATCAACAAGGGTGTCCTCACGGGCTTCCAGACCGCGGACAATTCGACGCACGACTACGGTCGTATGAAGTCGAAGGTCGCGGAGGAGCTCAAGCAGCATTTCCGTCCCGAGTTCCTCAACCGTGTTGATGACACGATCGTGTTCCCGCCGCTGACCAAGCCGGAGATCTCTCGCATCGTGGATCTGATGATCGCCAAGCTGGCCAAGCGCATGGAGGCTCAGGACATGCGCCTGCAGTTGACCGACGAGGCGCGCGAGCTGCTTGCTGACGTCGGCTTCGACCCGGTCCTGGGTGCGCGTCCGCTGCGCCGCGCGATCCAGCGCGAGATCGAGGACGCACTGTCCGAGCGCATCCTCTTCGGAGAATTGCAACCCGGTCAGGTTGTCACCGTTGGCGTCACCGGAGAAGGAAAGGAACGCGCGTTCACCTTCAACGGGGAGTGA
- the dtd gene encoding D-aminoacyl-tRNA deacylase, translating to MRAVIQRATSGEVRVSGRVVGRLAFDSLDESGARRETAASGVGGQGPAVPAGESGCEKRQGLVVLLGVQRGDGAEQVATVARKIAELRILDGELSAADAGAPILVISQFTLYGDTRKGRRPSWAHAAPGDEAEPLVDAVVADLRGRGLHVETGQFGAIMEVSLVNDGPFTVLVEA from the coding sequence ATGCGCGCCGTCATCCAGCGCGCTACCTCCGGCGAGGTTCGCGTCAGCGGGCGCGTCGTCGGCCGCCTCGCCTTCGACAGCCTTGACGAATCCGGTGCCCGCCGCGAGACCGCAGCGTCCGGCGTTGGTGGGCAGGGCCCAGCAGTCCCGGCGGGGGAGAGCGGCTGCGAGAAGCGCCAGGGCCTTGTCGTCCTCCTGGGGGTCCAGCGAGGCGACGGTGCCGAGCAGGTGGCCACGGTGGCCCGCAAGATCGCCGAGTTGCGCATCCTCGACGGCGAGCTTTCGGCCGCCGACGCGGGCGCGCCGATCCTGGTGATCTCCCAGTTCACGCTGTACGGGGACACCCGCAAGGGGCGGCGCCCCTCGTGGGCTCATGCTGCCCCCGGTGATGAGGCCGAGCCCCTTGTCGACGCGGTGGTCGCCGACCTGCGCGGCCGGGGCCTGCACGTCGAGACCGGCCAGTTTGGGGCGATAATGGAGGTCTCGCTGGTCAACGACGGGCCGTTCACGGTCCTCGTCGAGGCCTAG
- the ygfZ gene encoding CAF17-like 4Fe-4S cluster assembly/insertion protein YgfZ has protein sequence MSEDFIDEAVASFGATAHFGDPSGEQWALEGGRGLVRRPDLAVIDVSGADRLTWVTSLASQIVTDLVPGVSRELLILSPEGRVEHWAGVSDDGEVLHLIVERSDVSGFASFLEAMRFALRVSVEQRDVAVFSSVRAGANAPEAVAGLPGHLWTWEDPWPGVVEGGAAYFQGERHPGARTPMMCHAVARQVADDFEAEWLASCPEGGARRRAGYLAWEATRIAGWKPRLGRETDARAIPPELDWLRSAVHTTKGCYRGQETIARVLNLGRPPRRLTYLQLDGSRGDLPAPGTPIEVGGRQVGVVTSSARHADEGPIALALVARAVPVTTVFDIDGVAAAQEEIVPVHGKSSVSPQTRPGADLSREAGQRGGSTGFGGLGSALGSR, from the coding sequence ATGTCCGAGGACTTCATCGACGAGGCCGTGGCCTCCTTCGGCGCGACCGCGCACTTCGGGGATCCGTCGGGGGAGCAGTGGGCCCTCGAGGGAGGGCGCGGCCTGGTGCGCCGCCCGGACCTGGCGGTCATCGACGTTTCAGGCGCGGACCGCCTCACCTGGGTGACGTCGCTGGCCTCCCAGATCGTCACCGACCTCGTCCCCGGCGTCAGCCGCGAGCTGCTGATCCTCTCTCCCGAGGGGCGCGTCGAACACTGGGCGGGCGTGAGCGACGACGGGGAGGTACTGCACCTCATCGTCGAGCGCTCCGACGTTTCGGGGTTCGCCTCCTTCCTGGAGGCGATGCGTTTCGCGCTGCGCGTGAGCGTCGAGCAGCGCGACGTGGCCGTGTTCTCCTCGGTTCGTGCGGGTGCGAATGCGCCCGAGGCGGTGGCCGGCCTGCCCGGGCACCTGTGGACCTGGGAGGACCCGTGGCCCGGCGTCGTGGAGGGCGGGGCCGCCTACTTCCAGGGTGAGCGCCACCCCGGCGCGCGCACCCCGATGATGTGCCACGCTGTTGCGCGGCAGGTGGCGGATGATTTTGAGGCGGAGTGGCTGGCCTCCTGCCCGGAGGGCGGAGCGCGCCGCCGTGCCGGATACCTGGCGTGGGAGGCCACGCGTATTGCCGGCTGGAAGCCGCGCCTGGGTCGCGAGACCGACGCCCGCGCGATCCCGCCCGAGCTGGACTGGCTGCGCAGCGCCGTCCACACGACGAAGGGATGCTACCGCGGACAGGAAACCATCGCCCGGGTCCTCAACTTGGGTCGTCCTCCGCGCCGCCTGACGTATCTGCAGCTGGATGGCTCGCGCGGCGACCTTCCCGCACCCGGCACGCCCATCGAGGTTGGGGGTCGCCAGGTCGGCGTCGTTACCTCCTCGGCCCGCCACGCGGACGAGGGGCCGATCGCCCTCGCGCTCGTCGCCCGCGCCGTGCCCGTGACGACGGTCTTCGACATTGACGGCGTCGCTGCCGCCCAGGAGGAGATCGTGCCCGTTCACGGCAAATCCTCCGTGTCTCCCCAGACCCGCCCGGGTGCCGACCTCTCGCGCGAGGCGGGACAGCGTGGTGGTTCCACGGGTTTTGGCGGACTCGGCTCTGCCCTGGGGTCGCGCTGA
- a CDS encoding heme-binding beta-barrel domain-containing protein, protein MMVIPADLPALVAPVAWMLGTWEGWGMYAAPGAPADAPAEDSPVIEEIRGDVVGEQMRLVTRVHAGVASEPIDPTWDAAKGLSAIKKGDLISEETLYVSVVPSDAPLPPPGQYNPREFTATSASTEGHSAVWDGVSVGPRVQMVSEAIALCADATRLTHLGRMFGLVAGELMWTQERTLDGEDEADVEISGRLMRTEQASTESGEVIEGIDESQEGFLV, encoded by the coding sequence ATGATGGTGATACCTGCTGACCTGCCCGCACTCGTCGCTCCCGTCGCGTGGATGCTTGGAACCTGGGAGGGCTGGGGCATGTACGCCGCCCCGGGCGCACCGGCAGACGCGCCCGCCGAAGATTCCCCCGTCATTGAGGAGATCCGCGGCGACGTCGTCGGCGAGCAGATGCGCCTGGTGACCCGCGTGCACGCGGGCGTCGCCTCCGAGCCGATCGACCCCACCTGGGACGCAGCGAAGGGCCTGTCGGCAATCAAGAAGGGCGACCTGATCAGCGAAGAGACCCTGTACGTGTCCGTCGTCCCTTCCGACGCGCCGCTGCCGCCGCCGGGCCAGTACAACCCCCGCGAGTTCACGGCGACCTCCGCGTCCACCGAGGGCCACAGCGCCGTGTGGGATGGCGTGAGCGTTGGCCCGCGCGTGCAGATGGTTTCCGAGGCGATCGCTCTTTGTGCAGACGCCACCCGCCTCACGCACCTGGGTCGTATGTTCGGCTTGGTCGCTGGCGAACTCATGTGGACGCAGGAGCGCACCCTTGACGGCGAGGACGAGGCCGACGTTGAGATCTCCGGCCGCCTCATGCGCACCGAGCAGGCCTCGACCGAATCCGGCGAGGTTATCGAAGGCATCGACGAGAGCCAGGAGGGCTTCCTTGTCTGA
- a CDS encoding adenylosuccinate synthase, with the protein MPAVIVLGAQWGDEGKGKATDQLGQHTDLVVKFNGGNNAGHTVVIDGEKYALHLLPAGILSEGVTPIIGNGVVVDLDVLFEELADITARGVDCSRLLISSNAHIIPPYNRLMDQANERARGNNLIGTTGRGIGPTYADKMNRIGLRIQDLFHPEELRAKVEAALAPKNNIFEAVDLEVLDPAEVSDHLLSFADRIKPMLCDVSLVVNDALDRGDTVLFEGGQATMLDIDHGTYPFVTSSNPTAGGALTGSGVGPTRIDRVIGVAKAYTTRVGEGPFPTELDNEVGEALRAKGGEFGVTTGRPRRTGWFDAVVMRYSTRINGLTDICLTKLDVLSGYDTIPVCVAYEVDGVVTEEMPLDQAGFEAAVPVYEELPGWSEDISQCRTFEELPRAAQDYIKRLEELSRCRIQSIGVGPGREATIVRYPIQ; encoded by the coding sequence ATGCCCGCCGTCATCGTGCTCGGCGCCCAGTGGGGCGACGAAGGCAAAGGCAAGGCCACTGACCAGCTCGGCCAGCACACCGACCTCGTCGTGAAGTTCAACGGAGGCAACAACGCCGGCCACACCGTCGTGATCGACGGCGAAAAGTACGCGCTGCACCTCCTGCCCGCCGGAATTCTCTCCGAAGGCGTCACCCCCATCATCGGCAACGGCGTGGTTGTCGACCTGGACGTGCTATTCGAGGAGCTCGCGGACATCACCGCGCGCGGCGTCGACTGCTCGCGCCTGCTCATCTCCTCCAACGCGCACATCATCCCGCCGTACAACCGCCTCATGGATCAGGCGAACGAGCGTGCGCGCGGCAACAACCTCATCGGCACGACCGGACGAGGCATCGGCCCCACCTACGCCGACAAGATGAACCGTATCGGCCTGCGCATCCAGGACCTTTTCCATCCCGAGGAGCTGCGCGCCAAGGTCGAGGCCGCTTTGGCCCCCAAGAACAACATTTTCGAGGCCGTGGACCTTGAGGTGCTCGACCCCGCCGAGGTGTCCGACCACCTGCTCTCCTTCGCAGACCGCATCAAGCCGATGCTGTGCGACGTGTCCCTCGTCGTTAACGACGCGCTGGATCGCGGCGACACCGTCCTCTTCGAGGGCGGCCAGGCCACGATGCTCGACATCGACCACGGCACCTACCCCTTCGTGACCTCATCCAACCCGACGGCAGGCGGGGCGCTCACCGGCTCCGGCGTCGGCCCGACCCGCATCGACCGCGTCATCGGCGTCGCCAAGGCGTACACGACCCGCGTCGGCGAGGGCCCGTTCCCCACGGAGCTGGACAACGAGGTCGGCGAGGCGCTGCGTGCCAAGGGCGGCGAGTTCGGCGTGACCACGGGGCGCCCGCGCCGCACCGGCTGGTTCGATGCAGTCGTCATGCGCTACTCGACGCGCATCAACGGCCTGACCGACATTTGCCTGACCAAGCTCGACGTGCTCTCCGGCTACGACACGATCCCCGTGTGCGTCGCCTACGAGGTGGACGGCGTGGTCACCGAGGAGATGCCCCTCGACCAGGCCGGCTTCGAGGCCGCCGTGCCCGTGTACGAGGAGCTGCCCGGCTGGAGCGAGGACATTTCGCAGTGTCGCACCTTTGAGGAGTTGCCACGCGCCGCCCAGGACTACATCAAGCGCCTGGAAGAGCTGTCGCGCTGCCGCATCCAGTCCATCGGCGTGGGGCCGGGCCGCGAGGCCACGATCGTGCGCTACCCGATTCAGTGA
- a CDS encoding DUF456 domain-containing protein, whose translation MSVLGTVIVGIVILIGVIGAVVQVWPSAPVVGGAILVWSWMTGTRAAWIIFAIAAAVLLLGMVLKYVIPARGMNKAGIPQSTLVWGAVGGVVGWFIGLPLGLVLGMVATIFVVEYLRSRDTASAWTATLHALKAFGWTIAIELIAALTCATLWGVGVALVAAGN comes from the coding sequence ATGAGCGTCCTCGGAACCGTCATCGTCGGCATTGTCATCCTCATCGGAGTGATCGGAGCGGTCGTGCAGGTTTGGCCCTCCGCGCCCGTCGTCGGAGGTGCGATCCTCGTGTGGTCGTGGATGACCGGCACGCGCGCCGCGTGGATCATCTTCGCCATCGCCGCCGCCGTCCTGCTCCTCGGAATGGTCCTGAAATACGTGATCCCCGCCCGCGGTATGAACAAGGCGGGAATCCCTCAGTCCACGCTCGTGTGGGGAGCCGTCGGCGGCGTTGTCGGCTGGTTTATTGGCCTGCCCCTCGGCCTCGTTCTCGGCATGGTCGCCACCATCTTCGTCGTTGAATACTTGCGCAGCCGCGACACCGCCAGCGCCTGGACGGCCACCCTCCACGCCCTCAAGGCCTTCGGATGGACGATCGCGATCGAGCTGATCGCTGCCCTCACGTGCGCGACCCTGTGGGGGGTGGGCGTCGCCCTGGTCGCCGCCGGAAACTAG
- a CDS encoding WXG100 family type VII secretion target, which yields MADLYVDEGELQSLSSTLSQRVDHMEAIIDNVPMTSAYLANNWEGEAARAAFNRMRMTEEALRETAEALSRARQLLDEAIRTYEETEQTVSSLWSL from the coding sequence GTGGCAGATCTCTACGTCGACGAGGGCGAACTTCAGTCCCTGTCTAGCACGCTCAGCCAGCGCGTGGATCACATGGAAGCGATCATTGACAATGTTCCCATGACAAGTGCCTACCTCGCCAACAACTGGGAAGGCGAGGCAGCTCGCGCCGCATTCAACCGCATGCGCATGACCGAGGAGGCTCTCCGTGAGACTGCGGAGGCGCTCTCTCGCGCCCGGCAGCTCCTCGACGAGGCGATCCGGACCTATGAGGAAACGGAGCAAACAGTCTCGTCACTGTGGTCGCTTTGA
- the rlmB gene encoding 23S rRNA (guanosine(2251)-2'-O)-methyltransferase RlmB produces the protein MASHSGRPGAIRKKGTKKGAQVGTGGHSRRRLEGKGPTPRAEDRTYHPAHKRKVKREAREAQEAAIARARAKSSIRVKPGHELIAGRNPVAEAARASVPIERVFILDNVKDDRVEEVVRLASAMGAPVYEVTRRDLDVATDGAVHQGVAIEVRGYDYADASDLIAGSLQQLGHPLLVALDQVTDPHNLGAVLRSAGAFGADGVVIPERRSAGVNTTAWKVSAGAAARVPVARATNLVRALEEAKAAGYFVVGLDGGGDAPLRGLSLADGPLVVVTGAEGAGLSRLVRETCDQIVSIPIASAVESLNAAVATGIALYEVASLRAQD, from the coding sequence ATGGCCTCACACAGCGGGCGCCCCGGCGCCATCCGTAAGAAGGGCACCAAGAAGGGCGCGCAGGTCGGTACTGGCGGCCACTCGCGCCGCCGCCTTGAAGGCAAGGGCCCGACCCCCAGGGCCGAGGATCGCACCTACCATCCCGCTCACAAGCGCAAGGTGAAGCGCGAGGCCCGCGAGGCACAGGAGGCAGCGATCGCGCGCGCTCGCGCCAAGTCCTCGATCCGAGTGAAGCCCGGCCATGAGCTCATCGCCGGCCGCAACCCGGTCGCCGAAGCTGCCCGCGCCTCGGTGCCCATCGAGCGCGTGTTCATCCTCGACAACGTGAAGGATGACCGCGTGGAGGAGGTCGTGCGTCTCGCCTCGGCCATGGGTGCTCCCGTTTACGAGGTCACCCGCCGTGACCTGGACGTCGCGACCGACGGTGCCGTCCACCAGGGCGTCGCCATCGAGGTGCGCGGCTACGATTATGCCGATGCCTCGGACTTGATCGCGGGCTCCCTGCAGCAGCTGGGCCACCCGCTCCTCGTCGCTCTCGACCAGGTGACGGACCCCCACAACCTGGGCGCGGTCCTGCGCAGCGCGGGTGCTTTTGGAGCGGACGGCGTCGTCATTCCCGAGCGCCGCAGCGCGGGCGTCAACACGACCGCGTGGAAGGTGTCGGCCGGCGCGGCCGCCCGAGTGCCCGTGGCTCGCGCGACGAACCTCGTGCGCGCCCTCGAAGAGGCCAAGGCGGCCGGCTACTTCGTGGTCGGCCTGGATGGCGGTGGCGACGCGCCCCTGCGCGGCCTGTCGCTGGCGGATGGCCCCCTCGTCGTCGTGACCGGCGCCGAGGGCGCAGGCCTGTCCCGCCTCGTGCGCGAGACCTGCGACCAGATCGTGTCGATCCCGATCGCCTCGGCCGTCGAGTCGCTGAACGCGGCTGTCGCCACGGGTATCGCCCTATACGAGGTGGCCTCCCTGCGCGCGCAGGACTGA
- a CDS encoding DUF1697 domain-containing protein → MEYVALLRGINVGGKNKVVMSELRELIARAGFTNVRSYINSGNLLFEADTPAEDVAQMVEDILERNYDFPIRLAILTGEDYLAELADLPDWWHGDVARRDALFYARGLDRDHVRERIEAMELGDEAVHFGESAVFWGKFDEKEFLKTAYHKRLLREDFYRQVTIRSGATVEKIAALLERV, encoded by the coding sequence ATGGAGTACGTGGCTCTGCTGCGCGGCATCAACGTCGGCGGCAAGAACAAGGTCGTCATGAGCGAGCTGCGTGAGCTTATCGCGCGCGCTGGCTTTACGAACGTGCGCAGCTACATCAACAGCGGCAACCTCCTTTTCGAGGCCGACACCCCAGCTGAGGACGTGGCCCAGATGGTCGAAGACATCCTGGAAAGAAACTATGACTTCCCGATCCGTCTCGCGATTCTGACGGGGGAGGACTACCTCGCGGAACTGGCCGACCTGCCCGACTGGTGGCACGGCGACGTGGCTCGCCGCGACGCCCTGTTCTACGCGAGAGGCCTGGACCGGGATCACGTGCGCGAGCGCATCGAGGCGATGGAACTGGGTGATGAGGCCGTCCACTTCGGTGAGAGCGCTGTGTTTTGGGGCAAGTTCGACGAGAAAGAATTCCTGAAGACTGCGTATCACAAGCGCCTGCTGCGCGAGGACTTCTACCGCCAGGTGACTATCCGCTCGGGTGCGACGGTCGAGAAGATCGCCGCGTTGCTCGAGCGGGTGTGA
- the cysS gene encoding cysteine--tRNA ligase, with protein sequence MLHLYDSKSARVQPLNPVTPGKVGIYLCGATVQGSPHVGHLRAAVSFDTLIRWLRRSGYEVTYVRNVTDIDDKILHKSAEAGWDWWAWAYRFEREFTQAYETLGVRAPTYEPRATGHIPEQLDLVQRLIDAGHAYSDGHGNVYFDVHSQADYGSLTRQRLADMRTTEDDAQIDEAVEAGKRDPRDFALWKATKPGEPATASWESPWGRGRPGWHLECSAMSRRYLGDEFDIHGGGIDLRFPHHENEQAQSHGAGWEFARLWVHNAWVTTKGEKMSKSLGNVLSIGALTEEYPAVAVRWALSTVHHRSAIEWGAETLPAAHAAWEKFSTFVARAIETAGEAGVDEIALAPADLPEAFVAAMDDDLNVAGALAVLHEHLKAGNAALAAGDVSRVYREQVLVRSMLDVLGLDPASEQWRGQAGIGAGASSAAAAEHEALDALVRAVLSERAAARAAKDWARADELRDRLAAAGVTVADGRDGATWSVG encoded by the coding sequence ATGCTTCACCTGTACGACTCCAAGAGCGCCCGTGTCCAGCCCCTGAACCCGGTCACCCCCGGGAAGGTCGGCATCTACCTGTGCGGCGCCACCGTCCAGGGATCCCCCCACGTCGGCCACCTGCGCGCCGCCGTCTCCTTCGACACGCTGATCCGCTGGCTGCGCCGCAGCGGCTACGAGGTCACCTACGTCCGCAACGTCACCGACATCGACGACAAGATCCTGCACAAGTCCGCCGAAGCCGGCTGGGACTGGTGGGCGTGGGCCTACCGTTTCGAGCGCGAGTTCACGCAGGCGTACGAGACCCTCGGTGTGCGGGCCCCCACCTACGAGCCGCGTGCCACCGGACACATTCCCGAGCAGCTTGACCTCGTTCAGCGCCTCATCGACGCCGGCCATGCTTACAGCGACGGGCACGGGAATGTGTACTTCGACGTGCATTCCCAGGCCGATTACGGCTCGCTCACCCGCCAGCGCCTGGCCGACATGCGCACCACCGAGGACGACGCTCAGATCGACGAGGCCGTGGAGGCAGGCAAGCGCGACCCCCGCGACTTCGCCCTGTGGAAGGCCACGAAGCCCGGCGAGCCCGCCACCGCCTCGTGGGAAAGCCCCTGGGGACGCGGGCGACCCGGCTGGCACCTTGAGTGCTCCGCCATGTCGCGCCGCTACCTCGGCGACGAGTTCGACATCCACGGTGGCGGCATCGACCTGCGTTTCCCGCACCACGAGAACGAACAGGCCCAGTCGCACGGCGCGGGCTGGGAGTTTGCGCGCCTGTGGGTCCATAACGCGTGGGTGACCACCAAGGGCGAGAAGATGTCCAAGTCGCTGGGCAACGTGCTGTCTATCGGTGCTCTCACCGAGGAGTATCCGGCCGTCGCCGTGCGTTGGGCGCTGTCCACCGTTCACCACCGCTCCGCCATCGAGTGGGGTGCCGAGACGCTGCCCGCCGCGCACGCCGCCTGGGAGAAGTTCTCAACCTTCGTTGCCCGCGCCATCGAGACCGCCGGCGAGGCGGGGGTGGACGAGATCGCACTGGCACCCGCCGACCTGCCCGAGGCCTTCGTCGCCGCCATGGATGACGACCTCAACGTCGCCGGCGCGCTCGCGGTCCTGCACGAGCACCTCAAGGCAGGCAATGCCGCGCTGGCTGCCGGGGATGTTTCCCGTGTCTACCGCGAGCAGGTCCTCGTTCGTTCCATGCTGGACGTGCTGGGCCTGGATCCCGCCTCCGAGCAGTGGCGCGGACAGGCTGGTATCGGCGCTGGTGCCTCTAGCGCTGCTGCCGCCGAGCACGAGGCGCTGGACGCGCTGGTTCGGGCTGTGCTGTCCGAGAGGGCGGCTGCGCGTGCCGCCAAGGACTGGGCGCGCGCCGATGAGCTGCGCGACCGCCTGGCCGCCGCTGGCGTCACCGTCGCTGACGGCCGCGACGGTGCCACCTGGAGCGTCGGCTGA